A part of Prolixibacteraceae bacterium genomic DNA contains:
- a CDS encoding sulfatase, translating to MIKQSWIQRSKQVAIASMIGASMLTSCNETKKKEMSRPNIVILMSDNQSYNHLGCYGDPIVKTPNIDQLATEGIRFTHAFCSAPSCTPARASMLTGQDIWRLEEGANLWGTLPNKFEVYPELLEKSGYLVGYEGKGWGPGEVDAAGRDRNPGGDQYDSFEEFYNEREKGQPFCYWFSSRDPHRPFRRNGGKKAGIKMEDIKVPAYLPDSKEVRKDIADYYAEIEHFDGEVASFVELLKEMGQWDNTLLIVCSDNGWQMPRGLANLYDFGTRVPLIIHMPKRFQGNRTVDDFVSLNDLAPTFLELADIQIPGYMNAKSLNNILSSKKSGIIEKERNFIITGRERHAFVRKNGKGYGGRALQTNDFLLIRNYDYNNWPAGDPPLYGDVDAHMLQYPCGAKMYLLEHKDEADVKPLFNLAFAKRPEYELYDLNKDPEQMNNVANDSAYKIQFDSLKKQMNDYLAKTGDPRVNGGDLKWENAPYYAEKDKHPRPSRSSIEKLGLEEEYSYVEE from the coding sequence ATGATAAAGCAATCATGGATACAAAGAAGTAAGCAAGTTGCAATTGCTTCTATGATAGGGGCATCAATGCTTACTAGCTGTAATGAGACAAAAAAGAAGGAAATGTCTCGTCCCAATATTGTAATTTTAATGTCGGACAACCAATCTTACAACCATCTTGGGTGTTATGGTGATCCAATAGTAAAGACTCCGAATATAGATCAACTAGCAACTGAGGGAATCCGATTTACTCATGCTTTTTGTTCTGCACCTTCTTGTACTCCAGCACGTGCTTCGATGTTAACTGGACAAGATATTTGGAGACTAGAAGAGGGAGCTAACTTATGGGGAACATTACCTAATAAATTTGAGGTATATCCGGAGCTTTTAGAAAAATCTGGATACTTAGTTGGTTATGAGGGAAAAGGTTGGGGACCTGGAGAAGTGGATGCTGCTGGTCGTGATCGCAATCCTGGTGGAGATCAATATGACTCGTTTGAAGAGTTTTATAATGAAAGAGAAAAAGGACAACCATTTTGTTATTGGTTCAGTTCAAGAGACCCACACCGTCCTTTCCGTCGTAATGGAGGAAAGAAAGCGGGAATTAAGATGGAGGATATAAAAGTTCCTGCATATTTGCCAGATAGCAAAGAGGTTCGTAAAGATATTGCAGATTATTATGCAGAAATTGAACACTTTGATGGTGAAGTAGCTAGTTTTGTTGAGCTTCTAAAAGAGATGGGACAGTGGGATAATACACTGCTTATTGTGTGTAGTGACAATGGATGGCAGATGCCTCGTGGTTTAGCTAACTTATATGATTTTGGAACTCGTGTACCTTTGATTATACACATGCCTAAAAGGTTTCAAGGTAATAGAACTGTCGATGACTTTGTGAGTCTTAATGACTTAGCACCAACATTTTTAGAGCTTGCTGATATTCAGATTCCTGGTTATATGAATGCTAAGAGTTTGAATAATATTCTATCTTCTAAGAAAAGTGGTATTATCGAGAAAGAACGTAATTTTATCATTACTGGTCGTGAACGTCATGCTTTTGTTCGAAAAAATGGTAAAGGTTATGGAGGGCGTGCATTGCAAACCAATGACTTTCTTTTAATTCGAAACTATGATTATAATAATTGGCCAGCAGGCGACCCTCCATTATATGGAGATGTTGATGCACATATGCTACAGTATCCATGTGGAGCTAAAATGTATCTATTGGAGCATAAAGATGAAGCTGATGTAAAGCCGTTGTTTAATCTAGCATTCGCGAAGAGACCTGAGTATGAGTTGTATGATCTAAATAAAGATCCTGAGCAAATGAACAATGTTGCGAATGATTCAGCTTATAAAATTCAATTTGACTCTTTGAAGAAGCAGATGAATGATTATCTTGCAAAAACAGGTGATCCTCGCGTGAATGGTGGAGACCTTAAGTGGGAGAATGCACCATATTATGCTGAAAAAGACAAACATCCTCGTCCTAGTCGTTCTTCTATTGAGAAGTTAGGTCTAGAAGAAGAGTATAGTTATGTTGAAGAATAA
- a CDS encoding DUF4962 domain-containing protein — translation MKRYIIGLLICLGLCGVTRAEVVGEDSREELMPLKRSECYPISGLITRNQPWFYWTPKMDKNNKFPEVNMRYAFRLSQDSTFKSENTTSVVLDRMFYSPHKLLTKGTWYWQYGWLDDDKVAWKEQYEFKVTGNESTFVTPEYSTWMKNIPKSHPRVLCFPNELGKLNIPSSAIVDFLRPIDLSTSEPTKSLIYTKKSVLDKKKVVLTPKQYKRFVGKRTKEIYKVALETFDKISKGYLLTGKKKYQDVALCHFRYLKKQYENIVASGYINDFTRGFYLNASATIFDIAYDRLSDDEKNEIIQLLKKEQEETFVHIKEKGHLNNLDSHLWQHHLRTFFTTSLTLYYHVPEAKEWVSYVYELWTMRAPVGSMSDGGWAPGNGYFDANKTSLIAMSVLFSRLTEVDYLEQPWFKNTAKYFYYTSPVGFISGSFGDNADVKRENCASFVASIAKLTNDPFAKHYLQNQRSLRKEEKERGIKKKVSRKKFNLKNQQELYWYCSLYPFKHNGKSKAKFKPARAAAFSDIGVVSMRSKTATSHSTLLTFRSSPFGATGHSHACQNAFNIQVDGEPLFFRTGYYSSFTDPHSMMSYRHTQAHNSILMDSKGQPMTPSSYGMMLRFGTSGAISYAKGDASNAYNGKAFRDLFLSKMKEYKITPEEVLGTSDAEMEQFDRHISLLGDNLILIYDELKADRPVSWKFLLQSRAELKYRDQCISTESASASGKAYIFSDHKINFSVTNEFASPAIDWLGNGAKRGIKYIPHWHASVATNKTKSAKFFTLISISQNGEPLTLKRGKDGSYKVGRWSVEVSLDQGETPKFIAKHPKKGMLVYGYDKVTYQGVKYNLIKSDTYIIDPEKEEKLIHMVDQYPDAYKYY, via the coding sequence ATGAAAAGATATATCATCGGATTGCTCATCTGTTTAGGCCTGTGTGGAGTAACAAGAGCTGAAGTTGTTGGAGAAGATAGTAGAGAAGAGCTGATGCCATTAAAACGATCTGAATGCTATCCTATTTCAGGTTTGATAACGCGAAATCAGCCTTGGTTTTATTGGACTCCTAAAATGGATAAAAACAATAAATTTCCTGAGGTCAATATGCGTTATGCGTTCCGTTTGTCACAGGATTCTACATTTAAATCTGAAAATACAACTAGTGTTGTTTTAGATCGAATGTTCTACTCTCCTCACAAGTTATTAACGAAAGGTACATGGTATTGGCAGTATGGATGGCTAGATGATGATAAGGTCGCTTGGAAAGAGCAATATGAGTTCAAAGTTACAGGTAATGAGAGTACTTTTGTAACTCCAGAATATAGTACTTGGATGAAAAATATTCCAAAATCTCATCCAAGAGTATTGTGTTTTCCAAATGAACTAGGAAAACTAAATATTCCTTCTAGCGCAATTGTAGATTTTCTGAGACCCATTGATCTATCTACCTCAGAGCCAACAAAGAGCCTTATTTACACAAAGAAAAGTGTTTTAGATAAGAAAAAAGTAGTGTTGACACCAAAGCAATACAAGCGTTTTGTTGGTAAAAGAACAAAGGAGATCTATAAAGTTGCATTGGAGACTTTTGATAAGATTTCAAAAGGATATTTATTGACAGGAAAGAAAAAATATCAAGATGTAGCATTGTGTCATTTTAGATATTTAAAGAAGCAATATGAAAATATTGTAGCTTCAGGATATATCAATGATTTCACTCGTGGATTCTATCTTAATGCTTCTGCAACTATCTTTGATATTGCGTATGACCGATTATCGGATGATGAAAAAAATGAGATAATCCAACTATTAAAAAAAGAACAAGAAGAGACGTTTGTGCATATAAAAGAGAAAGGGCATTTAAATAACCTAGATAGCCATCTTTGGCAGCACCATTTGAGAACGTTTTTTACAACTTCCCTCACTTTGTATTATCATGTTCCTGAAGCAAAGGAATGGGTGTCTTATGTTTATGAACTTTGGACAATGCGAGCACCTGTTGGTAGTATGTCCGATGGAGGATGGGCTCCTGGTAATGGATATTTTGATGCAAATAAAACCTCTTTGATTGCAATGTCTGTTCTGTTTAGTCGATTAACCGAAGTTGATTATCTTGAACAACCATGGTTTAAGAATACCGCAAAATATTTTTATTACACTTCTCCTGTTGGTTTTATTTCTGGGAGTTTTGGTGACAATGCTGATGTTAAGAGAGAGAACTGTGCAAGTTTCGTTGCATCTATTGCAAAATTAACAAATGATCCCTTTGCAAAACATTATCTTCAAAATCAAAGATCATTAAGAAAAGAGGAGAAAGAGAGAGGAATAAAGAAGAAGGTTTCTCGAAAGAAATTTAATTTGAAGAACCAACAAGAGTTGTATTGGTACTGTTCTTTATATCCTTTCAAACATAACGGTAAATCAAAAGCTAAGTTTAAGCCAGCCAGAGCTGCTGCTTTTAGTGATATTGGTGTAGTGTCCATGCGAAGTAAAACTGCGACTTCTCATAGTACATTATTAACTTTTAGGTCTAGCCCATTTGGTGCAACAGGACATTCTCATGCATGTCAGAATGCATTCAATATTCAAGTAGATGGAGAACCTCTGTTTTTTAGAACAGGTTATTACTCAAGTTTTACTGATCCTCATTCGATGATGAGCTATAGACACACACAAGCTCACAATAGTATTTTAATGGATAGTAAAGGACAACCCATGACACCTAGTTCATATGGAATGATGCTTCGTTTTGGTACTAGTGGGGCTATCTCTTATGCTAAAGGTGATGCTTCTAATGCTTATAATGGTAAAGCTTTCAGGGATCTGTTTTTATCCAAAATGAAAGAGTATAAAATAACACCTGAAGAAGTATTAGGAACCAGTGATGCTGAAATGGAACAGTTTGATCGACATATTTCACTACTCGGAGATAATTTGATATTAATCTATGATGAATTAAAAGCCGATCGACCAGTTTCGTGGAAATTTCTGCTTCAGAGTAGAGCCGAGCTAAAATATCGTGATCAATGTATTTCAACCGAAAGTGCTTCTGCATCAGGAAAAGCTTATATTTTCTCAGACCATAAGATAAATTTCTCTGTAACGAATGAGTTCGCATCTCCCGCAATAGACTGGTTAGGTAATGGCGCTAAAAGAGGGATCAAATACATTCCACATTGGCATGCTAGTGTTGCAACTAATAAGACTAAATCAGCTAAGTTCTTTACATTAATTTCAATTTCTCAAAATGGTGAACCACTCACCTTGAAAAGGGGTAAAGATGGTAGTTATAAAGTTGGAAGATGGAGTGTCGAAGTTTCTTTAGATCAAGGTGAGACTCCTAAATTTATTGCAAAACATCCTAAAAAAGGCATGTTGGTTTATGGATACGATAAAGTAACTTATCAAGGCGTAAAATATAACTTAATCAAAAGCGATACATATATCATTGATCCTGAAAAAGAAGAAAAGCTTATTCACATGGTGGATCAATACCCTGATGCTTATAAGTATTACTAA
- a CDS encoding sulfatase-like hydrolase/transferase, giving the protein MNRRNFLKQAGVVAGVTTVATTGGLVSCKKRQQKRPNILVIMTDQQTADAMSCVDSKLFKTPAMDRIVEAGKLIKKAYCSTPLCIPSRSSMFTGLYPHEINVAINDPGAQWDKDKFPYLGRIMKAGGYDTGYVGKWHLTTDPKDISKHGFDYIKHARNNDLDPDVPASTISFLEKERDKPFMLVSSFVNPHDICQWARGDAMRNDEIPNVPSPKDCPELPSNFEIPALEPEMIRTQQLLSSRTYPTVSWDDDRWRQYRWAYAQLVEKVDQHIQKIVDALDQLSLWDDTVIFFTSDHGDGNGCHKWNQKQVLYDEVARVPFSVTWKGNITPGTIETTAVSSGIDLIPTILDYAQIDQPNYMKGSSVRALVEDKSSDFRKYTVVETDFCNMTKRFGVRGRAVISGNYKLIIYDVGKVRLQLFDMSKDPGEMTNLAYLPENRAVVDEYLEYLKEWKVQTKDDFDFVFTDLA; this is encoded by the coding sequence ATGAATAGAAGAAACTTTTTAAAGCAAGCAGGAGTTGTAGCAGGGGTTACTACTGTTGCAACGACAGGAGGTCTTGTGTCTTGTAAAAAGAGGCAACAAAAGCGTCCTAATATACTAGTTATAATGACCGATCAGCAAACTGCTGATGCCATGAGTTGTGTAGATAGTAAACTATTCAAAACTCCAGCAATGGATAGAATCGTCGAGGCAGGAAAGCTGATTAAAAAAGCATACTGTTCTACACCTTTATGTATTCCTTCGAGGAGTAGTATGTTTACTGGGCTCTACCCCCATGAGATTAATGTTGCAATCAATGACCCTGGAGCCCAATGGGACAAAGATAAATTTCCCTATCTAGGGCGTATAATGAAAGCAGGTGGTTATGATACTGGATATGTTGGAAAATGGCATTTAACAACGGATCCTAAAGATATCTCAAAACATGGGTTTGATTATATCAAGCATGCAAGAAATAACGATTTAGATCCAGATGTTCCTGCATCTACAATATCCTTCTTGGAAAAGGAGCGTGATAAGCCATTTATGTTAGTTTCATCTTTTGTTAATCCTCACGATATTTGTCAATGGGCAAGAGGTGATGCGATGAGAAATGACGAAATCCCAAATGTTCCATCTCCCAAGGATTGTCCGGAACTACCATCTAACTTTGAGATTCCGGCATTAGAGCCTGAAATGATTCGTACACAGCAGCTTCTCTCATCCAGAACTTATCCAACGGTAAGTTGGGACGATGATAGATGGAGACAGTATCGTTGGGCATATGCTCAACTTGTTGAGAAAGTAGATCAACATATACAGAAAATAGTAGATGCCTTAGACCAACTATCTTTATGGGACGATACCGTAATTTTCTTTACTAGTGATCATGGTGATGGCAATGGTTGTCATAAATGGAATCAGAAACAGGTATTATATGATGAGGTGGCTAGAGTGCCGTTCTCTGTCACATGGAAAGGAAATATTACGCCTGGAACGATTGAAACTACCGCTGTATCTTCAGGGATAGATCTAATCCCTACAATTTTAGATTATGCACAGATTGATCAGCCAAACTATATGAAAGGATCTTCTGTTAGAGCACTTGTAGAAGATAAAAGCTCTGATTTCAGAAAGTATACTGTGGTCGAGACAGACTTTTGTAATATGACCAAACGGTTTGGAGTAAGAGGTCGTGCTGTAATTAGTGGTAATTATAAGCTAATCATCTATGATGTAGGTAAAGTTCGTCTTCAACTCTTTGATATGTCAAAAGATCCAGGTGAGATGACTAATTTAGCCTATTTGCCAGAAAATAGAGCTGTTGTTGATGAGTATTTGGAGTATTTGAAAGAGTGGAAAGTGCAAACAAAAGACGATTTTGATTTTGTATTTACTGACTTAGCGTAA
- the serB gene encoding phosphoserine phosphatase SerB: MKNEREIILLNISGEDKPGLTSSLTHILGRYNATILDIGQAVIHNTLSLGILFETPKGKESGPILKDLLFKAYELDIQAKFTPVPPKDYMNWVGLQGKDRYIITLLGRMISAEQISSVTDIITEQGLNIESINRLTGRIPLNEIGAKATNTKSCIVLSVRGTPPNKETMNLRFLELASSLGIDISFQEDNLYRRNRRLVCFDMDSTLIQTEVIDELAEKAGVGERVKAITESAMRGEIDFNESFKQRMSLLKGLPESQLKEIAQNLPITEGAERLFKALRRFGFKTAILSGGFTYFGNYLKDKLGIDYVYANELEIKDGVLTGNYIGDIVNGNKKAELMKLIAQFEHLDLNQVIAVGDGANDLPMLNLAGLGIAYHAKPKVRKNASQAIDTIGLDGILYLLGFNDAFID; encoded by the coding sequence ATGAAGAACGAAAGAGAAATAATACTACTAAATATTTCGGGAGAAGATAAACCGGGGCTTACCTCTTCTTTAACACATATTTTAGGAAGATATAATGCTACCATTCTAGATATTGGACAAGCTGTAATTCACAACACACTATCACTAGGTATACTTTTTGAGACTCCAAAGGGTAAAGAGTCGGGACCGATATTAAAGGATCTTCTATTTAAAGCATATGAGCTTGATATACAAGCAAAGTTTACTCCTGTTCCACCTAAGGATTACATGAACTGGGTAGGATTGCAAGGAAAAGATCGTTATATCATCACCCTATTAGGAAGAATGATCTCTGCCGAGCAGATATCATCTGTTACAGATATTATTACAGAACAAGGACTAAATATTGAATCCATCAATCGATTAACAGGTCGTATTCCTTTAAATGAGATTGGGGCTAAAGCAACAAACACAAAATCTTGTATTGTACTAAGTGTAAGGGGAACACCACCCAACAAAGAGACGATGAATCTTCGTTTTCTAGAATTGGCCAGTAGCCTTGGTATAGACATCTCTTTTCAAGAAGATAATTTGTATCGAAGAAATCGTCGTTTGGTTTGTTTTGATATGGATTCAACGCTGATACAGACAGAGGTAATCGATGAGTTAGCTGAGAAAGCAGGAGTTGGTGAAAGAGTTAAGGCAATTACCGAAAGCGCTATGCGAGGTGAAATTGATTTCAATGAAAGTTTTAAGCAAAGAATGTCATTGTTGAAAGGGCTACCTGAAAGCCAATTGAAAGAAATTGCCCAGAACCTACCTATTACAGAGGGAGCAGAACGTCTGTTTAAAGCGTTAAGACGCTTTGGTTTTAAAACAGCAATATTATCAGGTGGCTTTACTTACTTTGGAAACTACCTAAAAGACAAATTAGGCATTGACTACGTCTATGCTAATGAGTTAGAGATTAAAGATGGGGTACTTACAGGTAACTACATTGGTGATATTGTTAACGGAAACAAGAAAGCTGAGCTAATGAAGTTAATTGCCCAGTTTGAACATTTGGACTTAAATCAAGTGATTGCTGTTGGTGATGGTGCGAATGATCTTCCGATGCTTAATCTTGCTGGACTTGGAATTGCTTATCATGCGAAACCTAAAGTCCGTAAAAATGCATCTCAGGCTATCGACACGATTGGATTAGACGGAATCCTATATCTTCTAGGGTTTAATGATGCTTTTATCGATTAA